A stretch of DNA from Kwoniella mangroviensis CBS 8507 chromosome 1 map unlocalized Ctg01, whole genome shotgun sequence:
CCTCCCCTATTTGCCCAGCCCATCAGCTCGGCTCTTAATTCTTGGTTGGACTTGGATCACATACAAGGTCTCACCCATATATGCTTGTACAGCTTTTTCCTTGCTATCCTATTCCATTCCTTACTCACTCTCGATATCCTAGCCAGATCGCGAGGCTGATCGAAGCTGTCCAGGACTAGTGGTATTAATTCTGGATAATCAAACAACGCCGATAAAGGTGAtacaccctcttccttcccctccCGCTCTTTACCCTTTGCTTGGGGCTTGGATTGCGACAGGAGAGGCTTAGGCAAGGGATAGATTGGAGCTGACTTGGGTGGAGTGGGAGGTCTGTAGAGAGATTCCGAAGCGTATGATCTAGGATTTGCAGCGTGCCATTGTCTGGCACGGAGGAACATCTTGTCCAGTCGGAGAGGCTGTAGTCGCGGACCGTCGTCCAGTCGGATGGCTCGTAGTTCCGCATCCAGATCGTGTAAAGTAGCTTCGTCCATCTTGCCCCAGCTCTCGGTTGCTGTTGtggggatggaaagatgtgTCAAGAAATGATACTTGTTGCTGACTGTCGTGATAGGTAGTGCgatgtgagatgtgagatgtgagatgggATCATTGAGAGTGGATCATCCGAGGTGGAAATTACTGGTGAGGGTATGGTGAAACTTATTTGATCTTACCATTTAACACGCCTGCACCGAAGATCTACTGATGTCTTTGTTGTGAGCTTTTGctatcgatatcttcgtaTTCTTGATTGCATCTGCTCGCAACATTCACAGTAGTTCAACATCGAGATTGGCAAGTAGTCAGGATGGTGAGCGCAGCTCTCCGTATAATATCTCCTATATACGAAAAAATTGACACGGTCTCCTCAGGCCGCCAACATATCcctccaatcttcctccattcGAGATGTCaccaagatggaaagaatcGGTCAGTCATCCAGTTTCCTCTCGTCAGCTGGCAATTGCATTCTTCCAGGATTGAGCTGATGCAGTGAACAAACAGGCGCACACTCCCACATCCATGGGCTAGGTCTCGACTCGAATCTCGAACCTCGAGCCAACTCACAGGGAATGATAGGTCAAGGAAAAGCGCGAAAGGCTGCTGGAGTCATATTGAAGATGGTACAAGAGGGTAGGATAGCAGGTAGAGCTATATTGATGGCTGGTCCTCCAAGTACCGGTAAGACGGCTTTGGCAATGGGTGAGTGCAACTCTCCACTTTCATTCCTCAATCTAGCAGAGTGATATTGACTTCGTGGATATTGTTGAATTAGGTATGGCTCAGAATCTAGGCTCGGACGTTCCTTTCGTCATGTTGACTGCATCCGAGGTGTTCTCACTGGAGGTGAATCTTACTTCAGCTAAATCTGTCATCTATCTTCTGACCGGAGCTGATATACGATGTTGTCTACTGCTCACAGATGTCAAAGACCGAGTCTCTTACTCAAGCATTTAGACGATCCATCGGTGTAAGGATaaaggaagaaacagagTTGATACAGGGTGAAGTGGTTGAGATTCAAGTTGACAGAAGTATCACTGGGGTAAGTCATCCTGAAATCACTGGAGAATATCGTCCAgagtagctcaccttcttcttgtgcAGGCAACTAAAACCGGACGATTAACCCTTAAAACCACTGATATGGAGACGGTATATGATCTGGGAACcaagatgatcgatcaattaCAGAAAGAAAAAGTTCTAGCTGGAGATGTGATCAGTATAGATAAAGCTTCGGGAAGAATCTCGAAATTGGGAAGAAGTTTCGGACGGGCAAAGGATTATGATGCCATGGGAGCTGATGTAAGTGTTTCTTCCGTTACTCTTATGACTCATACAAGTGTCGGCGAAGTCGGAGACCTCATCCAGGGCAAGTGGACTTCCGTATAATATGATGCTAATTCTATTTGGGTTACACCTTCTTATAGACCCGTTTCGTAGCATGTCCAGATGGAGAATTGCAAACGCGAAAAGAAGTCGTTCACACTGTCTCTTTACACGAAATCGACGTGATCAACTCTCGTACACAAGGTTTCTTAGCTTTGTTTGCTGGTGATACTGGAGAGATCAAGCCTGAATTGAGAGACCAGATCAATGGGAAAGTAGCggaatggagagaagaaggtaaagctGAAATCGTGCCaggtgtgagtgagatcCTCGTTGACAAAATTGTATGGATCCACAATTCTAATCTTATTTTGATGAATCCATAGGTCCTGTTCATAGACGAAGTTCACATGTTAGATATAGAAtgtttctctttcctcaataGAGCTCTCGAAAACGAACTAG
This window harbors:
- a CDS encoding RuvB-like helicase 2, with the translated sequence MAANISLQSSSIRDVTKMERIGAHSHIHGLGLDSNLEPRANSQGMIGQGKARKAAGVILKMVQEGRIAGRAILMAGPPSTGKTALAMGMAQNLGSDVPFVMLTASEVFSLEMSKTESLTQAFRRSIGVRIKEETELIQGEVVEIQVDRSITGATKTGRLTLKTTDMETVYDLGTKMIDQLQKEKVLAGDVISIDKASGRISKLGRSFGRAKDYDAMGADTRFVACPDGELQTRKEVVHTVSLHEIDVINSRTQGFLALFAGDTGEIKPELRDQINGKVAEWREEGKAEIVPGVLFIDEVHMLDIECFSFLNRALENELAPLVVMASNRGITRIRGTKYKSPHGIPADLLDRMLIISTKKYEEDEIREIVKIRAEEEDVKLSTESTDLLSTMGTQTSLRYALNLIAPSNLIAQRRKSNTVDIQDVRLAYKYFCDVERSAQYAKETSGMMFGETEEEIGANGNGMQIDGQ